One genomic region from Anaerolineae bacterium encodes:
- a CDS encoding ATPase, producing the protein MTTCYYFGIDAGNSKTQGLIADSEGHVLALIHAGGGNWEGIGLEGARAVYADVLARALATAGLTINQIAAAGYGLAGYDFPSDDARLRPVIESLGVPGPFFLENDTLIALRAGTSRPYGVVCISGAGSTKAGRNRAGRIFRTWGLASDFGDWGGGGDLCRAALAAVARAEKGISPPTALTAALLAHYGAADVTGLMELISRARVYRNDYTPLIFAVAAAGDPVATEILLHAGQGLARGINAVIRALDMQNEVFELVLAGGVFRAEYPLLRDTLAAEVRAFAPGVEIVRLTAPPVVGAVLLAMDEAGQSPDETIRQRLIAEVLAQLA; encoded by the coding sequence ATGACCACCTGTTACTATTTCGGCATCGACGCCGGCAACAGCAAGACCCAGGGCCTGATCGCCGACTCGGAAGGGCATGTTCTGGCCCTGATCCACGCCGGGGGCGGCAACTGGGAGGGCATCGGCCTGGAAGGGGCGCGGGCGGTCTATGCGGATGTGCTGGCGCGCGCGCTGGCCACCGCCGGGCTGACGATCAACCAGATCGCCGCCGCCGGATACGGGCTGGCCGGCTACGACTTTCCCAGCGACGACGCCCGACTGCGCCCGGTGATCGAATCGCTGGGCGTGCCAGGGCCGTTTTTCCTGGAAAACGACACCCTCATCGCCCTGCGCGCCGGGACTTCCCGCCCCTATGGCGTGGTCTGCATCTCCGGCGCCGGATCCACCAAGGCCGGGCGCAACCGCGCCGGGCGCATCTTCCGTACCTGGGGGCTGGCCTCCGACTTCGGCGATTGGGGCGGAGGTGGCGATCTGTGTCGGGCGGCACTGGCGGCCGTCGCCCGCGCCGAAAAGGGGATCAGCCCTCCTACTGCCCTGACCGCCGCCCTGCTGGCGCACTACGGCGCGGCAGATGTAACCGGTCTGATGGAGCTGATCAGCCGCGCTCGCGTCTATCGCAATGACTATACCCCTCTGATCTTTGCAGTGGCGGCGGCAGGCGATCCGGTGGCCACGGAAATCCTGCTGCATGCCGGTCAGGGCCTGGCGCGGGGGATCAACGCCGTGATCCGTGCCCTGGATATGCAAAACGAGGTCTTTGAACTTGTGCTGGCTGGCGGCGTCTTCCGGGCGGAATATCCGCTGCTGCGCGATACCCTGGCGGCTGAAGTACGCGCCTTCGCGCCCGGCGTGGAGATCGTGCGCCTGACCGCGCCGCCGGTAGTGGGCGCAGTCCTGCTGGCGATGGACGAAGCCGGCCAGTCACCGGACGAGACTATCCGCCAACGCCTGATCGCGGAAGTGCTGGCGCAGCTGGCGTGA
- a CDS encoding DNA adenine methylase produces MIQLELPLMPAGQEDTHRIVNVASVKQRSPFRYPGGKTWLVPRVFRWLGSLPENRRVEFIEPFAGGAIVGLSVAFEKLAWHVTLVELDDQVASVWNTILTHNQGEWLANRILSFRLTSETVDSLLSKEPASERELAFQTIVKNRVNRGGILAEGAGRVKHGENGKGIKSRWYPNTLSKRILDIAGIRDRIHFIHGDGLKVIQDTAERSDVVYFIDPPYTAAGKKPGSRLYTFSELDHAELFRLVSQTRGDFLMTYDNVEEVREMAKQHNFDIEAIAMKTTHHARLTELLVGRNLDWIRRY; encoded by the coding sequence ATGATACAGCTGGAACTACCACTAATGCCCGCCGGGCAGGAAGACACCCATAGGATAGTCAATGTCGCTTCGGTAAAACAGCGTAGTCCCTTCAGATATCCTGGTGGGAAAACGTGGCTGGTACCTCGCGTGTTCCGTTGGCTGGGCAGTCTACCGGAAAACAGAAGGGTCGAATTCATTGAACCCTTCGCAGGAGGGGCAATTGTCGGACTCAGCGTTGCGTTCGAGAAACTCGCCTGGCATGTGACGCTGGTTGAGCTAGATGACCAGGTCGCGAGTGTGTGGAATACTATTCTGACTCATAACCAAGGAGAGTGGTTGGCAAACAGAATCCTGAGTTTCAGACTTACCTCCGAAACCGTTGACAGCCTTCTTTCTAAAGAACCGGCTTCTGAGCGCGAACTCGCTTTTCAGACTATTGTGAAGAACCGCGTCAATAGAGGAGGCATTCTTGCAGAAGGAGCCGGGCGGGTCAAGCACGGGGAAAATGGAAAAGGAATCAAGTCTCGATGGTATCCGAACACACTGAGCAAGCGCATACTGGATATTGCGGGAATCAGGGATCGCATTCACTTTATCCATGGTGATGGTCTCAAAGTCATACAGGACACCGCAGAACGCAGCGATGTCGTCTACTTTATTGATCCGCCCTACACTGCAGCAGGCAAGAAACCTGGAAGTCGCCTGTACACCTTTTCTGAGTTAGACCACGCAGAGCTGTTCCGACTCGTATCACAAACTCGCGGTGATTTTCTGATGACTTATGACAATGTTGAAGAAGTAAGAGAGATGGCCAAGCAACACAATTTCGACATTGAAGCTATTGCAATGAAGACCACCCATCATGCCAGGCTCACTGAACTGCTTGTTGGTAGAAACCTAGACTGGATCAGAAGATATTGA
- a CDS encoding thiolase family protein, with amino-acid sequence MTEVVIIDALRTPIGRVGGALSEVRPDDLAAHVLRALVTRTGLDPAEVEEVYLGCANQAGEDNRNVARMAALLAGFPVSVAAVTLNRLCASGLSAVNMAARAILAGEGDVFIAGGVESMSRGPYAIPKSGQGWPIGNVTAWDTSFGWRFPNPKMEAMFPLEVMGETAENIYEQFEPKITREEQDAFAYESQRRAVEAINSGRFRDEITPVPIPQRKGDPVLVEHDEHPRYTWQDGRAVLDTSPEKLAKLRPVFRAGGTVTAGNASGLNDGAAAVLLMSAAKAAALGLKPLARYVTSAAAGVDPRTMGLGPIPATRKALERAGLTIDDIDLIELNEAFAVQALAVMKTLGLRPEITNVNGGAIALGHPLGCSGARILTTLLHEMKKRRAEGTRMRYGLATLCVGVGQGEATIIEMV; translated from the coding sequence ATGACCGAAGTCGTGATCATCGACGCGCTGCGCACGCCGATCGGGCGCGTGGGCGGCGCGCTCAGCGAGGTGCGCCCCGATGACCTGGCCGCCCATGTGCTCAGGGCCCTTGTAACGCGGACAGGGCTGGACCCCGCCGAAGTCGAGGAGGTCTACCTGGGCTGCGCCAACCAGGCTGGGGAGGATAACCGCAATGTGGCCCGCATGGCGGCATTGCTGGCCGGTTTCCCAGTGTCGGTGGCAGCGGTCACGCTCAACCGGCTGTGCGCCAGCGGCTTGAGCGCGGTCAATATGGCGGCGCGGGCGATCCTGGCCGGGGAGGGGGATGTGTTCATCGCCGGTGGGGTGGAGAGCATGAGCCGTGGCCCCTATGCCATCCCCAAGAGCGGCCAGGGCTGGCCGATCGGCAACGTCACAGCGTGGGATACGTCGTTTGGCTGGCGCTTCCCTAACCCGAAGATGGAGGCGATGTTCCCCCTGGAGGTGATGGGTGAGACTGCCGAGAATATCTACGAGCAGTTTGAGCCGAAGATCACCCGCGAGGAGCAGGACGCCTTCGCCTACGAAAGCCAGCGGCGGGCAGTGGAGGCGATCAACAGCGGCCGCTTCCGCGATGAGATCACCCCCGTGCCGATCCCACAGCGCAAAGGCGATCCCGTGCTGGTGGAGCATGACGAGCACCCACGCTACACCTGGCAGGATGGGCGGGCTGTGTTGGATACCTCGCCGGAGAAACTGGCGAAGCTCCGCCCGGTCTTCCGCGCCGGGGGGACGGTCACAGCGGGCAATGCCAGCGGTCTCAATGATGGGGCCGCAGCGGTGTTGCTGATGAGCGCGGCGAAGGCGGCGGCGCTGGGGCTGAAGCCGCTGGCCCGCTACGTGACCAGCGCGGCGGCGGGAGTCGACCCGCGCACGATGGGCCTCGGCCCGATCCCGGCGACGCGCAAGGCGCTGGAACGCGCCGGGCTGACGATCGACGACATCGACCTGATCGAGCTGAACGAGGCATTTGCCGTGCAGGCGCTGGCAGTGATGAAGACGCTGGGCCTGCGCCCGGAGATCACCAACGTCAACGGCGGGGCGATCGCGCTTGGCCACCCGCTGGGTTGCTCCGGGGCGCGCATCCTGACCACCCTGCTGCACGAGATGAAGAAGCGC
- a CDS encoding trypsin-like serine protease, with product MFKKFMPLVVLALLLTAVTGAWAITGGEPDGERHPYVGLIVFDVNGVPAWRCSGTLIARDLVLTAGHCTAGATGARVWFGSDLTANPEYPYGGDTSYEGVPIQNPIYGLSFPNTGDVGLVRLTEQIKHKDFPGTATIAPLGYLDGFATRRGQQDTQFRAVGYGRQAVVPEPQSVRVRYTTLSRLVNLRNALTDGYNLQLGEDAGGGNNYGGTCFGDSGGPIFHPEDSNQIVAVVSFGLNSNCVGVGFHYRVDTQAAYDFVMPYLNSRGR from the coding sequence ATGTTCAAGAAGTTTATGCCACTGGTAGTGCTGGCGTTGTTGCTGACGGCGGTGACCGGCGCCTGGGCCATCACCGGCGGCGAACCGGACGGCGAGCGGCATCCCTATGTGGGGCTGATCGTCTTCGATGTCAATGGCGTGCCCGCCTGGCGCTGCAGCGGGACGTTGATCGCGCGCGATCTGGTGCTCACCGCCGGCCATTGCACCGCCGGCGCGACCGGGGCGCGGGTGTGGTTCGGTAGCGACCTGACGGCTAATCCGGAATATCCCTACGGCGGCGACACGTCATATGAGGGCGTTCCGATTCAGAATCCGATCTACGGCCTCAGCTTCCCCAACACCGGCGATGTCGGCCTGGTACGCCTGACCGAGCAGATCAAGCATAAGGACTTCCCCGGCACGGCCACGATTGCGCCGCTGGGCTATCTCGACGGCTTTGCCACCCGGCGCGGCCAGCAGGATACCCAGTTCCGGGCGGTGGGTTATGGCCGCCAGGCGGTGGTGCCTGAGCCGCAAAGTGTGCGGGTGCGCTACACTACGCTGTCGCGGCTGGTCAACCTGCGCAACGCTCTGACCGATGGCTACAACCTGCAACTCGGTGAGGATGCGGGCGGCGGCAACAACTATGGCGGTACCTGTTTTGGCGATTCCGGCGGCCCGATCTTCCACCCCGAAGACAGTAACCAGATCGTGGCGGTGGTATCGTTCGGGTTAAATTCGAATTGTGTTGGTGTGGGCTTCCATTACCGCGTGGACACCCAGGCAGCCTACGATTTCGTGATGCCGTATCTCAACAGCCGCGGGCGCTAA
- a CDS encoding methyltransferase yields the protein MFTPPDPDAFNPLVWQIVRLIPYGRVSSYGQIASMIPAPPGYDPLRYNHVRARWVGTAMRLSVGSGIPWHRVINSQGTISNLPFPGAREEQRRRLEAEGVQFDLEGRVDFKRFGWEGPPETWLQERGLLPPTRLR from the coding sequence ATGTTCACTCCACCCGATCCTGATGCCTTCAACCCCCTCGTCTGGCAGATCGTGCGCCTGATCCCGTATGGCAGGGTCAGCAGCTACGGCCAGATCGCCAGCATGATCCCCGCGCCGCCTGGCTACGACCCGCTGCGCTACAACCACGTTCGCGCCCGCTGGGTGGGCACAGCCATGCGCCTCTCCGTCGGCAGCGGCATCCCCTGGCATCGCGTGATCAACAGCCAGGGCACGATCAGCAACCTGCCCTTCCCCGGTGCGCGGGAGGAACAGCGCCGCCGCCTGGAAGCGGAAGGCGTGCAGTTCGACCTGGAAGGGCGCGTCGATTTCAAGCGCTTCGGCTGGGAAGGCCCGCCGGAGACATGGCTGCAGGAGCGCGGGCTGCTGCCGCCCACCCGCCTGCGCTGA